The Coffea arabica cultivar ET-39 chromosome 2c, Coffea Arabica ET-39 HiFi, whole genome shotgun sequence genome includes the window AAATAATACTTCTATTCTATGTTCTACAGTCCCTTTAATGTTAACATAAAAATGAAAACGTTGCCTATCAATCTGAGCAGTGACATGCTTAGCTTATGCTTACCAGGAAAAGCATTAGCTTTTAAATTAATCCCTCCAAAATTTTAATGCCATTATAaagttctatatatatatatatataatctttACAACCAAAGTTCATGTAAAGGTACTTGGTGATGTGGTTTGATTTGTGTAGTAGaattcaattttcattttttttaaaaaaatataatattatacctctgtttggattgttgagtttttcaaatacacataaaatttttaaaaagtactctaaaaagtagtctaattttttttaatgtttaaaaatatcccaaaatatattataaaaactctgttacagtaaaatttttcaaaaacatccccgacagctaatccaaacggtgTATATTCAGCAAAACCTGAACCGGATGAACTGCAACCAATTTGGAGCATTAATTGTCCTCTAAGGTACAATTGCTGAGATCTCAGATCCGGGCatgtcctcttttttttttttttcttttttattttaatgaATGACAAGATCCTCTTCTTCCAATAAAAGTTTTGTATAGTTTGTATCCAGGACAATTTGGCCAGGAATTTTGCCGAGAGACTCATCTTTCCCCAGGATGGTATCATTGTTAAAGCCACCGTGATCTAATATCCAATTCTGGGCATTTGAAAGAGCTTTTACCATTCGGGCCATCAACATTTTCTCCCAGCAAACGAAGACCAACATACAGTTATTTGCTGTCCCGAACATGGTGCTGTGATCTTCTACGTGGAATCcccatcctccatcttcattctGCGGATTTGAGTATAGCCAGTGTTCAACAAAGAAGCGAAAATTTTTACGAGAGATTTGAATCTTGGCCTCAAATAATGCAAGATTAGGAATTTTTATTGTGATGTGAtgcgtaaaaaaaaaaaaattctgtacAAGCAATTAAAAAGTCTACAATGTTTTGCCACTCTTTGAAACATTGTCAAATGTACTTGATACCGCTGCAATACTTGCAGTTTTGATCGGGTGGCTGATGCTGTTGATTTGACTTGATCATTAAAATGTTAATCTCAAGCTGTAAATTCATTTTAGATTTTGCAGGAAAACAGCATATCACGCAGttaaaagaaggggaaaaattCATACATATCCCACAAACAAAATAGAATGGACGCAGAATATTAATTACATCAATTAGGAGCTTCACAATACTTTCAGCTAGTTTGTTTTTAAAGTATTTTGCAGGCTCTGCGTTTCTTCTTCTGTTTTTTGGACTTCGGAGGCCGCAGAACCACCTTAATTGCAGCATCAAATACTGCCTTCACATTCTGCATTACACAATAGACACGAACTCAGAGTTCAGGCCAACTGAAGCTTTAACTCGAACGGTAGTCATGAACAGCATGAATTCTTCTAACACATTCATTCAGGATGATGAACACAGTTGACGCTCTTTAACATGAAAATCTGATACCGCTAATAAACACTTCATGACGGTATTCACAATATCTCCAGAGCATCAGTAGAAGGATTTACCGAGGCTGATATGTTTGGAAATAATTCAAAGTAACTTAATGAGCTCCTAGCTCCTTAGGATAGGCGACTCCAAGTATTACAAGAGCAGATTTTGGGGTTGGTATCTACTTCAGGAAAGAATACCAAGTAAATTCTAACACTGAATGGAACTTGAACTTTCACATCTTTCTCAACTACAATACCTCATTTCTGCAACACCCAACCCCCCACCAAAGCCAAAGTAAATAGCAGCTATGGTGgaactttaatttcttttttcccctctcCAGAATTAAAGACAATATTTCTTTAGTCAATCAGCTTTGGCAAAACTGTCACGAGCAATTTTTATTCTTGGCGAATGGCACACCAATTAGTTTGGCAGAAGATATAGTGGTAATTAAATTTGAGTTAGCTGGAAGAGCATATTTGAGACAGACCTGTTGTGTCTTTGCACTGCAATCAATATATGCCACAGCTCCTATTTGCTTCTTCAGTTCTTCACCCTGTAATCAAGAAGTTTTGGAGTTTATAGTATAATGAGAGGTAAGTCTCTGTTGCCACCACATTGTTGAACATTTCAAGTCAACACCAATTCAGCTGTTTGTCGTCAATTTCCGGTACATGAATCATGTTGTATCAGTCATTCATATTGGAATTTCTAGTTGGTTCAAGAGATCTTAAAATTTTCACATTCTTTGATTCTTGATCTTCCCCACATCCGAAAGGTACAGCTCACTGAAGTCTAAAGGACTACTAGCTTTACAACCAAGTAAGAATATTCATCTATCTAACTACATTACGTTTCTGTTGCCTGGACCTACTACTAAACAATTCTATCTTTCTCGAACATGACCCGTAATTATTGATGACAGCAGCAGATTGAAAAGCATTTTGAGACGGACAACCTATGATGCAATACTATAAGCTCAGAATAATCAAACTTACTCCTAAAGTGTGGGAAGGACTAATAAACTATAAGATAAATAAAGCATCCAATCTTTTTTTTAGTGTTCCAAgattttcacatttcatttgaGCAACTCCATTTGCATATACCGACTATTGTTCTAATTCTGAATTCTAGTGATGAGAGGGGTACAGTGATAGGGCAACTACATGTCAAAAGAGGATTGTGACCACTGGCTGTCAAGCATTCCTTGTATTGTTCATTTTTAATGTACTAAAGGATTATCTTAGAGTAGATTTAGAACATGACAAAGTACCATGACATCAGGTAGCACTGGCAGCAAAGAGTTAAGGGATGCTGCTCAAGGCACGCTGCAGGCACAAGTACAAGATATGTACCTGTTCAGGAGAAATAGTACATGCCCCTGGATAGTCCAGCTTGAACTGCTTATCATCTCTTAAATCTGCCATTACATTCAAGTTTATGCAAACGTCAAAAGAAAATCAGACAAGATGCCTCACCAATAGTCTGCGTTCGGTAGCTAAAAGATATCTGATATCTGGAAAGACAGCTTTCTTTAATATGCGTACTAGATAGAAACAGGGGTGGCTTGGCATACATTGCTCATGCCACCAAACATCTACATCCCAGGATCCCAAATGCTTTCAAGAATCATGCCTTAAAAACTGATTACAGTCAATGAATAAAAATTATATCAGCCTGATGGCCACTTGCTTATTTGATTACTGAAATTTTATATTCAGGGAATTTTGTCCACATGTACAATAATGTGCTCATCCAACATGTATCCATAAGTTTATCTATAGCGAATCTTCTCCCAATACTAATAATGTTGTAGACTGCTTCAATTCAAGTTCTACTCAGATAACTTGAGAGTGTAGACAAAAGAAACAAGCACAGAAGATTATTGTTCTTTACATACTTCAAGTGCTTGGAATCTTTATATAAAGAGTACCGTTTCACTAATGCCATTAAGAAGTTATGAATGGAAGAAGTATACCTAGTTTGGTCCCCACTAAAACAATGGGCACTGATGGGGCATAATGTCTTAGCTCTGGAACCCACTTCTCCAACGAAACCAGAAGGAGAAAGCAAAAAGAAGCAGCCATCAGTAGGTAACTTCTCAAGGAATTTGCTGCTAAGGAATAGTTAAAAACTCAAGGGAAAGGAGAACCTTACTTTTTTCGAGATGTTCTCAAAGCTAGGCCTACTTATGAGAGAAAAAGCAAGGATGAAAACATCAGCCCCTCTATAACTAAGAGGCCTCAGTCTGTTATAGTCTTCTTGACCTGCAACATATGTATGAAAATGAAGGAATTCAATGATTATTCAGGACCATCCAACCACTTCCTAGCATCATTACTAATTGGgccacctcatttggtcactgaTTTGTTCATAAAAGTGCGTATTTCAGCAAGAtttatgatggaaaaaaaaatcatcagaGGATTCAGATGCGGGCCATTTATACTGCTGCATCCCACTTCCTGCTCAGCTCAACTATCTGACTGTGGGCATCTTTCTTAGCTATCCCTTTATCATTATAGCTGGGGAATAATGGTGTATTCTCGAGGATGTCTTTATCCATGTATTAAGTGGTGAAATTGACAACTGAAGTCATGAAACCCACGGCATATTCTATCATCTAACATGTATAGTCTCTCTCTGGTAAAGCTTGTGCTTTACATTGTTGTCTCTGATCATCTTCTGCTTGGGGTCTCATCAGGCGGTTGAATTTTTCTAAAGCCAAAATAAGTTTATGGACATGGCGAGGCAGAATTTCTTGCTGATCATAAACACAAAAGCGACAACAAAAAGGGATCTTCTTCCAGATGTAATACATAGCAAAGCTAGATTCTGATTTCTGAAACAAAGACTAACAATTCTGAGATTCTGATTGGGTATTGCACATGTAAATTAAGAACAGGAAAAATATCAATTTAATGGTTTAACTCAGAGCCTATTCAAATTTCAAGAATTGAAATCGTAATGCAAATTAGCCATCAAAAAGTTGCCACATTCTTCCAATTTCAACATGCATATCAGTGTACTCGCTTTCCTTTAGAACCGAGAGCCACAACTCATTACAATCTAAAACAATCGCGCTGTATTGTGCTTTCAGATTCAcaagccaagaaaagggaaagaaaaaactgTACCAGCAGTATCCCAAAGTCCAAGATTTATGGTCTGACCATCAACAATCACATTGGCACTGAAGTTGTCAAAAACTGTCGGAACGTAATCCTAGAAGAGAGGAAAAGAACTGAAAAAAATGAATCCTTTCCCATAATTGACTATCACATCCTACAAAAAAacatttgaataaaaaaaaaatgcaggagCACACAGATAGAAGGAAGTTGGGGAAGACGGTTAATGACAGATGAATTAACAAAGGTAACATTAATTGCTTACGGTGGGAAAGGTATTGCTGGTGTAGGAAATGAGAAGACAAGTCTTGCCAACAGCTCCATCTCCGACAGTCACACATTTGATGAACTTTGATGCAGCTGTTGTTGTCGTTGATGTACTATTAGCAGCATCACTTGTACTAGTCATGTTTTCTCATTCGTACATAAACCAACTCAATTCAAGACAACCAAGCACACCCCATTAAGCACTCCAAACTTGCTTGAAACTCGAGAAAGTAGCAAGAATTTATGGAAAAGAATCGCGGGGtttgaacaaattttttgcTTGCTCTTGACTTCTTTCTGCCTATGTGACTAAATGTATCAATCAGCTAAGCTAGAATTAAGGCTTCATGTACGAACCAATGGCCTGATTAATTGTTAATGTTGTATGGATGGACACTTGGACAGGGACATAAATTGTGGGAGACAAGAAAAGCGAGATTTTCTACTGAGCTTTTCTCGGCAGGAAAGCTATGAGACGACTTTATTTTGAGCTGTACAAGCGGCAAAAGGAAATTGGCGGACCCAATCACAAGGAATGTTCATCACGCGCTTCATTCCATCACTGTGAATGAACcactgctttcttttttatggtGATTCTAGTAAATCAATGAaggttttgaaaatcattgccCTTGAATATAATTTGAAAATAATTGATTGGTGATCATGCTGACAGTACATGGGCGTGAGATAAATTGTCTTGCTAGTAAACTCAACAATGTACATGCCtattgataaaaaataaaaaaaaaaaaaaaagtttgaccatataagggttgatttaggtgtgtttggattgctgaattatttcacataatatttcgcttgtatcataaatatatttttcaattcacatttttatattttcaattatttttttatctcacatacatcgcatcgcaaaagtgttacaataatttttttaaataatactctAACCAAACCATGTTGTTAGGccacttttctttttcacatTTACAAGTACTTTTCAATACATTTTGTTGAAGACTATGTGAATATTGATTTTGTAGTAAGAACTATGTCCGACTTGGCTTTGTATCCTCGTCACATGCGAATGATTTCACGAAAAAAGTCTAATTTTAGCCAATAACAAACTCTTTCTTTGTAATAAAAGTTAATACAATGTTGTATGTGCATAAACAAAAAAacagttgtgtttggattgtattttctagtattttttgtagaaaaaatactgtagcgatttgatgtatgtgagaaaaaaaaataatagaaaaatgtgattaCGGAAAATGACGCAAATTTCCGGTGAAAAATAgctatccaaacaaggccttctTTGACTTAAGATCCTTCAATGATACTgtcattttttaattaaaactatAGTTGGAATTTGGAGGAACATGGCAGCAATTTTTAACAAGTAGAGGTAGAATTTGTTTACCCTCCAAATTTTGACATAAAACGTGTCGAATTTATGATgaaacagaaatttttttttttttttgaaaaaagaaggaatatTGCGAAGACACGCGCTGCATACGTCTGGAAATTGGCATCTTTTTTCCAGACCGACTTTCTGGAAATCGGTTATTTGGTACAGTTCAAATTCTGTGAGTAATTGGGCCGTAGACGTCAGTCAGTCAGTCAGTCTTGACAAGGAACGAAAACTAACCGAATTGGGCGTTGGATTGGATTGCTGATTGTTGACGTGTTGTATCGTAATGTTTCAACATAAATGGAAAGGTTGGTCTTGAGGCCACGTTTCGTGATCTCAAATTTATTTTCCAAGTTAATACAGGCGCTGAAGTGGGTGGAtgaggaagaagaaggaaacaagggaaattttttgtgtgtgttttttgttattttgatatgtgtattttaaaagttttgtgaagttttttgacatttttatagttaaatttattaaaaacttgtaagaaaaaaaaaatcatcctaaaaacTCGCATGCCAAACGGGCCTGCAATATATCAAAATTGGTATTTTCTTTCGTCAAGAAAAAAACAATTAAAGTGGGGATTGGTAGACCCCTGCAACTTTGTTCAATCCAAAAGGAATCAAGTACAAGAGAAAGAATTAATGCCCCAACTCAAGCAATTTAGAGttgtttggattgtagtttttttgggaaaaaaatgatGTTTTTCATCGGCACATTTTTCAATCGCTTTTTTAGTACTTATATAAATCAATCAAaggttttttcaaaaaaaaaaaaaattcactagtTGAATCACCGAGACATTGACTGATTTATTACTTAACTGATCAACAAATTTATTACTTAATTGATTTAATTAGCAATCCAATCCGGTTCTATAGGTGGTCCATCGGGTTGATTAATTTGACCGTCAAGTCAGGGGAGATTTTATAACTATGATCTGGATACAAGTACAATTACTTGTGGAGTGCAACTCATGTTAAAATTtgatttcatttgaaattggatGAGTGGAATTAATTATGaaacatatatattatttgGTTAATGTTAATCAGAATAGGTTAATGGGTATGATAGGTTCATTTTATGGGTTTTGTGATTAACTACCTTTTAGTGGGGAAATCATGTAACTCActtttttaattgaaaacaACAAAGTTACAAGTAAGAGATAGAGAGTGTGAAGACAATTTAGAATAAAAAAGGAGTAGTGAAAAAAATGTAACAAAAACTAAGGGTCATAACAAAAACTAATTACTATTAACTAGTTAATGACAGTGATAGTGATTGATGAACTTAATCTAAATGCCTCCTAAAATTTGTTGTTCAGATTGTTTTAGTGTATAAATTATCACGTACaccctttttttgtttgaccCTTCTACCCCTCTCCACATCCTTCCCATCTGTAATTGTTCGAATCCTAAATTTGATAGTAAAGAAGACTTTAAGAGCTTTTTTCTAACAAAGGCTACATACGAGTCAAATCACTTGCGATCGAAATCAAAGTTCGACTTAGTTTGAGCTAGCCAAGTCGAATTCAAGGTCGAACTTAAGTTCAAAGACATTCAATTCTTAatatatatgttattttttgttttaatagtaaaattacatatatattcttaatattttattactatttGTTGAGAAAATCACTTACTACtacttacttctttttttttaaaaaaaataaaataataataattatttttttaagcttGACCTCGTACTCAACTCAACTTAAATTTAAGATCGAGTTCAAATTCGAACTTTACATTTCAAGTTCGAGCTCGATAATATTAAATCAAACTCAAATCGATTCGTTTATAACCCTACTTCTAGCCATTGGGTATTATCATGCACACTTGTGATTAGCAATTATGGAGATACCaattaccattttcttctttttagggTGTCCCTCACAATCAAGCAAAGCAAAGCCATGCCCAGGTCAGCCTATTTGGAATCCACCAAATACTCCAATCTATTGTAGGCCAACCGGGCGGGGCGGGCATATCTGCAGTGTAACAGGGTGCACGTTTCATTCAGACTCCAAGTATAGCACTCCAGGCGCCCAACCCGAAAATAGCCTTAGCCCAAGCTGCCTTATGTAGCCATCTTTGATTGTTTTCCCCGTCGGGCCCCGTCCAAGTGTTCCGGTGATAGCAACAGAACAACAGCGGCAAAAATCGCCGAAATCTAAGAAACGATGTCGTCGTCTTCGTCGCCTTCTCCTTCAAGCTCAAGAGCTCAGTCACAGATACAGTCACCTCCATACCCAAGCGCAGCCAAAATCTCTGATTCTCAATGCTACCCTCAATATACTGCTTCTCTCAAATGTAATACTCCACTGCTTTCTACTAATAAATCCACCATTTGATTATTACTTTCTTTCTCttaattttcagttttttttttaatttaggttttcaatattcttattatttactttcttttgattggaaATTTTACTACTCCTTGTAGAATATTGTTACCAAATTTATTCAGAAATGAAATAATTTGCAGCATGATTTGTTTATCTTTTAATGATCCTTATGCctgtaaaatatttttcaaattttgcagGCTTAGAAGAATTTAATGCAGATAAAAGTAAATGTCAGCAacattttgatgtttacaaGGAATGCAAGAAGAAGGAGGTATGCAAATTTCTCCCAAACCACCTCTTCCTGAACCCATCCCACGGCCCACCCCCaccggaaaaaaaaattatgaattacttaaagatgattgaaaattttgttgtgATTCTTTTTTCCTGTAAAATATTTATCTTTGTGAATTTATTTGGTAGAGTATACTAGTTATAAATGACGTTGGAAGTGGGGAAAAATAAACTGCCTTCCATGCTTATGTAATATATGTGATATACTATCATGTTGTGTGTAATTTTGTTTTGTGGGCTTCTTTCTAATGGTGTCATATTTTATGTTGGTCACAGCAGATTCTTAAATGTCCTTAGACTGGGGGGCCAACTTGCTTTTGATGTGATTTGCTAAAATGTGGTATGAGTCAATAATCTATTCTCCTTTGTGGCTTGATTGTGTGTCTAAAACTTGTTATTTTCTGGAGTTCAATCGGTTGATTCTTTTTACTCTGATCTTTGGGTTGTGTGAGTAACTAGCATTTATCCAAGTGGTCATTAATTAGCTTGCACTATCTGATGTTTAACTTCAAGGATTTAGTTCAAGTTCCACCAAGTCTATTCATCTGCTTATACAAGTTTGTAGCTGTGAAAGGGAATAGATTACTGGGATACGTTGTGTATTCGTTGTATCATTTCTACTGAGTTAAGTTTCTGGATATATTCAGTCAATTCTTCCAGATAGCTTCATGACATTCTTTTTTGGCTCATATTTTCTACAGAGGGAAGCTCGGCTGGAGCGAAATAGGAGTAGATCTTTCTTCTCTTGAATTTGCGTTTCCTGACTTTCAGTTCTTCTTCTGAGTAACAGATATAATGTACTTCTGAAGCCTTCTGATATTTCTTGTGGCACGTTCTCTGATCAGAGTGTACGGTTGCCAATTGTAGGCTTTATTGGACAtgtaaaaattaataaaaaccTTATAAATCTGTTTTTGCATCAAAAGTTCTCTATGTGATCTAAGCTCCATTTGGTTCTTAGAAGATTCTTTTCTGCCTTATCAGGGAATATGAAACAGGTAAATAAAACCTGCTTTACAATACATTATATGAGAATAATGACAACGCTGGAAGATTTAAGCTCCATGGGTTAAATTTGGTTCGTCTTTGTTCTGGGAAGAGATAAAGCCTTTTCAGCTCGTGTTCCACAATATTCTTCAAGTCAGGAGCAGAGATTTCCAAACTTCTGAACAGGAACAATAGCTGCATATCTACATCACAACATAATAACACTCCACTTCCCTAGGATAACACTGCACTTTGAAATGTTCTTTACAGTCTTCTAACATGAAGCTTAACCCCATGCTGAGGCTTTATGACTAGTTGAAAGGCAGGGGAGTGGCAATATGTTGGTGACAAGGAGAAACTGAACCTTGAGAGAACAAGGGATAAGATCACCTTCAATTCTGCCATTGCAAAGTGGTGACCTACACAAACGCGAGACCCAGCTCCAAATGGCATATAAGCTTGTGGAACTTTACAAGCTCTTGCTGTTCCATCTGCAAACCTTTCTGGTTTGAACCTACGTGCATCTCGTCCCCATAGTTCAGGTTGTTGGTGTAAAAATGCTATAGGAATCTGAATGTTGCAGCCTTTCGAAATTCGTATGCCTTTCAAATTTTTGTCTTGTAAGGCTTCTCTTACCAAAAAAGCCGATGGTGGGTAAAGACGTAGTGCCTCCTGAATTACCATGTTGAGCtgccaaaatgaaaaaattggtaAAGTCAAGTAGGTGCTAAAATGCACCAATTGTCCGTGAAATAATGTCTGAAAAACGATTAATGGTTGTTGTCTTTGAGATGGAAGTCTTCCTGGAGCAAATTCAGTAGTAGAATGAACATCATATTTTAACTTATTTTTCCCTGTACCAAGCATATAGATTGGTTGCATATTGAGCCTAATCTCAGTTCTACCATTTGGGAAGTTGTCTATATGTCCTTTTCGAATCCTTGATTACTTCAATTCTATTGATTATTGACTTTGTTAAAAGAAAACTACTCTTGATGAAGGAAATGAACTATGTCCTGTTCGGATATTGATTAGTTTCATTCTATGATTTTTAAACATTTCTTAAACGAAAATTTGTTGTTTCATTCTTGTCTGTGTTTTATCACTGTGTTTGTATTCAAACAAATCTAAGATGAAAAAAtggattttataaagcttcccGTGAGTTGCTTTTGCGCAACACTTCAATGTGTCAAATCTTTTGAGATAAAAAGCAACTTTCTGATCCTTTAAACAGTTCTTTCCAACACTGAAATATGTGATTATTGGAAAGAACAATCATTTATTTGATAGAAAAGCTGAAATAAAGTATTTGAGATTAATTCACTTATTTTAGCATGCCTAacccatttttgtttttgtgagTTATTTTATGAGTATATTCTGATGGAAATGTCACAGACGCTTTTATCCAGTTACTAAGGTCAGAAACTTAAGGAGATTTTTTTGACCATCACATATACCATTTTCATGCTTCGAAACTTATCTGCATCCGGAGGATTGTGTCCGCAAACTTCAAGCACTTCTCCACGAACACGAGCTTGCCAGTCTGGATGTGCAGCCAATAACATCAAACACCAGGATGCTGAGGTGGCCGTGGTCTCATGCCCCGCAAAGTAAATACTCTTGCAGTTATCAATTATGAACTTATTGGTGGCAAAATCACTGGTAAAGTGGCTCTTGTCCCCTTCGCTCTTAGCGGCATCAAGTATCAGTTGTAGAAGGTCTTTATGGTGCGCAGTTTCAGTTCTCGTTTTTACCACTTCTAATATCATGGAATCTATCTCTTCCTTCAATCGCCACATATCTCGGTTATGTTTGCTGGGAACATACCTGTCATGTTTATTCTGTCATCATCAATATTTTGGACATAGATTGTTCAAAGATGACCTACAAGAAGTACCAGATTGCAAGTTGGCTCTAAACATTGAAGATTCTACATGAAGCAGGTTACATAAGTGATCATGGAATAGATGAAACTGTTGCTTGATCCTTGAAGGGTGTCAAAAGAAATGTTgtcgtttctttttttaatgagtTGCACTAACCTTAACCCTGGGACTCCAATAAGCCCCTTTGACATGATCTTTTGAAGAGTGTGAAGCTTTAAGAATATCTTTTCCCCCTGGGAGTAGCTGCTCCCGAAGCAAGCTCTCGAGATTATGTCTGCTGATAGGCTTGTCAAATCCTCATCAACTCTAATTTCAACATCTCCCCGTTGATCTTTAGTCCTGGTCTCCCATGATTGTAAGATTGTGGAGGTGGTATCAACCATGAGGCTTACCATGTCCTTCAGGTAAAATTATGCTAATGATGAAACATTTGATGTAATTCTCAGTATGGTAAAGCGTCAGGCAAACAATGGACAATATTTTCAGCTATATCCGCTGATGAAGTTCAAAGGTGGGCTCACAAGTGGTTGGTGGAAACTTAAAATCAAACGACTTGGATTTGCCagattcagattttttttttttttctaaatagtATTTACTCGTTCGAATTATCATTGCGGACTGCAAGATCCAGCCTAAGATTTGGACACAACAGGGTTAACAAGAATGATAGCCATGAAAAATTGTACAATTCAATGACTCCATGTATGAGACTTGCCAATTGAATAGTGCTTCTGCTTTTCGATTTCTTTGTCCTTTCATGCTTTATGAGATATTTTTCTATGTCGAACATTGTTTTAACGGCAAACAGATTAAATGTGCGGTGGAAAGTGGAAACTACATATTGCAGAAAAGAGTAACCATTTACCTTGACCTTGTCGAGGTAGAATTCAGAAGCAATTATCTTCCTTTGGAAAGTCCAGTAAGGGCCGTTTGATGAAAAAATGCCTTGACCAAACAGAGGGCTATAATCTCTAGATATATAAGAGGGTTTCCCCAAATTTGAGGAGTTCCAAAGGCTCACTTCCTTCGCCATTTCTGGGTCCATGATGCAAAGTGTTTGAATGCTTCCAGTAGAATACAAGAATATTGGTCCTGCAACAGTAGCAAAAATTTTGTCTCAAAGCAAAGAAACGAAAAGTTGAGCCCCCGACGGGTTGCTCGTGTGATCATGTAGCCCTAATTAGGGTGAGACGGCCTGAGTTCGATCTCGAGCTCAGCAATCCGGCGTAATTTCCTGAGGATCAGTGGGGCCCACTCTCCTCAGGGTTGGGGAACTAGTCGGGTGTAGACCCGGATAATCccaactggaaaaaaaaaaaaaaaaaagaaacgaaaagtTGAATTTTTTGATTGTCTTGTGGTGATGCTTTCACACCGCATTCCCGGTCCAAATACAtatttccttctctttctttcttttttttttctttttttttttttttttgggaaacaaTCCTGAATATATCAAGTTGCCATCCTTCCTGAAGAACTTTGGGAATATGGAAAACATCAATTCTGCACCGCT containing:
- the LOC140035242 gene encoding rac-like GTP-binding protein ARAC4 — encoded protein: MTSTSDAANSTSTTTTAASKFIKCVTVGDGAVGKTCLLISYTSNTFPTDYVPTVFDNFSANVIVDGQTINLGLWDTAGQEDYNRLRPLSYRGADVFILAFSLISRPSFENISKKWVPELRHYAPSVPIVLVGTKLDLRDDKQFKLDYPGACTISPEQGEELKKQIGAVAYIDCSAKTQQNVKAVFDAAIKVVLRPPKSKKQKKKRRACKIL
- the LOC140035243 gene encoding cytochrome P450 714C2-like, encoding MEEEQSLTIKVISSMVFAAALVLLGQLYHALVLKPKRIRSKLRRQGIKGPSPVFFYGNIPEMKSIHLQTRSMAATNSDELSHAWPAAVFPHLQQWRNEYGPIFLYSTGSIQTLCIMDPEMAKEVSLWNSSNLGKPSYISRDYSPLFGQGIFSSNGPYWTFQRKIIASEFYLDKVKDMVSLMVDTTSTILQSWETRTKDQRGDVEIRVDEDLTSLSADIISRACFGSSYSQGEKIFLKLHTLQKIMSKGLIGVPGLRYVPSKHNRDMWRLKEEIDSMILEVVKTRTETAHHKDLLQLILDAAKSEGDKSHFTSDFATNKFIIDNCKSIYFAGHETTATSASWCLMLLAAHPDWQARVRGEVLEVCGHNPPDADKFRSMKMLNMVIQEALRLYPPSAFLVREALQDKNLKGIRISKGCNIQIPIAFLHQQPELWGRDARRFKPERFADGTARACKVPQAYMPFGAGSRVCVGHHFAMAELKVILSLVLSRFSFSLSPTYCHSPAFQLVIKPQHGVKLHVRRL
- the LOC140035244 gene encoding cytochrome c oxidase-assembly factor COX23, mitochondrial-like isoform X2 — protein: MSSSSSPSPSSSRAQSQIQSPPYPSAAKISDSQCYPQYTASLKCLEEFNADKSKCQQHFDVYKECKKKEILKCP
- the LOC140035244 gene encoding cytochrome c oxidase-assembly factor COX23, mitochondrial-like isoform X1; protein product: MSSSSSPSPSSSRAQSQIQSPPYPSAAKISDSQCYPQYTASLKCLEEFNADKSKCQQHFDVYKECKKKEREARLERNRSRSFFS